The Deltaproteobacteria bacterium DNA segment CATTAATATCATTTTCCTCTCCTAATGCATTGATGCAGGCGGATGCCTTCTCCATTGTCTCTTCATATTCCCTTTGAGGAAGAGAATCATAAACGATTCCTGCACCCACACCCACAAATGCCTTATTTTCTTTCCACACAATGGTGCGTATGGTGATGCACATATCCATATTCCCATCATATCCAAAGTAACCCACACTACCGGCATAAGGACCTCTTCTTGTTTTTTCTAAGCTTGCAATTATTTGCATCGCTCTCACCTTTGGTGCACCGGACACCGTTCCTGCGGGAAAGCAGGATTTAAATAGATCAAACATATCTTTATCTTTCTCTATTTTTGCTTTAATGTCGGAAACGATATGCATAACCTTTGAAAACTTCTCTACATACATGAAATTTTCTACCTTTACAGTTCCTGCTTCCGCTACTCTTCCCACATCATTTCTTGCCAGATCAACAAGCATCAAATGCTCAGCTTTTTCTTTCTCATCCTGAAGGAGTTCTTTTTCCAGTTTCTCATCCTCTTTTTTTGTTTTGCCTCTGCGACGAGTACCTGCAATAGGCGAGATTTCAATGGTTTCTCCTTCCAATCTCACCAGAACTTCTGGAGATGAACCGATGAGTTTAAAAGAATCAAAATCAATGTAAAACATATAAGGAGAAGGATTACTCCTCCTTAAAGTCCGATAGATATCAAAAGGAGACACATCTGTTGAACATACAATGTGATGCGCCAAAACAGACTGTATTATCTCGCCGTCTTCTATATACCTCTTTGCCTTTCTTACCATCTCTTCAAACGCTTCTCTGTGTAAAGTGGATACAGGAAAAGATTTGCCTCCCCCCTCATCGTAAGAGAACGGACGGCGGAGGAGAGACAGAATTTTATCTATCATCTTTTCTGCTTTTTCATAATCTTGAGGCTGCATTGCATTATAAACTATGCGAAATGTCTTACGAAAATCATCAAATATGATAACCGCCTTTGTAAATAAAAGACAAATGTCCGGCAGGGAATAGATGTCTTCTGAAGGTAAGGCAATCTTATTCCATAAAGAAGCACAATCATATCCTATATACCCCACGCCACCCCCAAAAAAACGAGGCAATTCCTTCAATTTGAGTGTTTTTTTGGAGAAATATCTATCTTTAAGCAAAGACAAAGGCTTCTCATCTTCGCCAATGCTAAAGGAAAATGTCTCCAATCTGTCAAATCCTATAAACGAATACCTGCCCCATCTTTTACTTTTCTCTACACTCTCTAAAAGGTAGCAGGCCCCATAATCTTTGAGTTTTAAATAAATAGATATAGCTGTATCCGTATCACAGGGAAAATCTGCGTATAAAGGGACGATGTCAAAACTTTTTAGATATTCCAAAAATTCACCTTCGGACATATTCAACATAAAACCTCCAAACAAAAAAGGCTTGACGACTCATCCAAGCCGTCAAGCCCATACAAAAATAGCCGCCGACTCAGACATCCTTTTCCTGTCTGCGCCAAGCGGCTTGAGTTAAATTTATCTCAAACTTACTGGCGAGCAGGTTTAACTGCCCACCACCAAACCTTAAATATCATTTTCATGAGTATAAAGATATATATTTTATATTTATTGTCAAGGAAAAATACCAGAGGTATCTTTCCTTGCAACTGCCTTCGGCAGTTGTCAAGATAAACAATAAATAACTCCACCGCATAGAGCAGGGTATCACCAGATGTCATTCCGCCCCCGCATCGGTGTGCGGGGTGACATTACTTCCTCCTGTCATTCCGCACCTGATGCGGAATCTGGAAAGAATATTAGTCTCTGGATTACCCAGAATTGGATGAAAAAAGAAATATTAGCCTCGGGATTAAGCGGATTTTCTCCTTCTTTGTCATTCCGCACCTGATGCGGAATCTGGATTCCCGTTTTCACCTGCCTGTGCAGGCACGGCAGGCAGGCGGGAATGACACAAAACGCAGATTTGGTCGTAAAAATTTTAAGGGAGAATTTTTATGACAAAACGCGGCGAGCCGCGAGGCATTAACCCTACTATATGGAATAAAAGAATTTTTTTCTTCTTATGGAATATTCCCCATTTTGCAAAGCATTATTTGAAAATTTAAGGGAAAATTGCGTTGCAAATGTAAGAGAAGAAAGTGGAATTAACTTTTCAGGTGCAGTAGATTGTGAAGAAAATGATAACGGCTTTAAAATAAATGTTTACTTTCAAATTATGCAAACAGGCATAAGCAAGACGAAAATCAAGATCGATATAACAAAGCTTGGCCACTCTTTTGTTCTATTTTTACTACAAAATATTAAATGTAATACTGTATTCAGAAACAGACCAATAAAATTTGATAAAATCACAATTTTTACTATAATTAAAGTAAAGATTAAGTTTAAAAGGAGGAATTTATGCCAAAGGTTGCAACAAAGCTTCGTGTATCTAAAAAAGGTCAAATAAGCATCCCAAAGCAAGTTAGAAATAAATTGGGTATAAAACCGGGGGATGTGGTGGTTTTTGAGCAAGCAGAAGAAGGATTTGTGCTGAAAAAGAAAAAAACTGCACTTGATTATGTAGGATACATTAAACCCAAAAAAGAAATAGATATAGACGAACTGATAGAGGAAGCAAGGATAGAGGAAGGAGTTAAGAGATCTCTGCTATAGCATTAGATACAAACTTCATATTGTCTTTATTTATACAAAGAAAACACACCAAAAGAGTAAAGGAACTATTGGAAGAATTTATAAAAAATAAAAGTGTAATCTTTGTCCCCCAACAGGCCATTGCTGAAACTATATATGTTCTGGGAAATATACACAAAATTGATGATTCTATTCAGAAATTATCAAGAGTAGAGAAAAAGGAAATGATAGAAAGTTTAATAAACACTCCTAAAATCAAGGTGGAGAAGGAACTCTCTATTAGAGAAGCTCTGAGCTTGTATTGCAACTTAAACATAAAATTTGGTGATTGCCTTATATATACAACAATCAAGAAAAACGGTATAGACACGATAGCCACTTTTGATAGAGATTTTGATAAGCTGGATATCAGTGTTGTAAAGTGAATATAAAGCCTGACCCCCTGACCTGAATGCTCGGTTATTCTGTTTTGACAACAACAGCTATATACCAATTGAAAAATCCATTTTCTCAATTATACTTGACAGAGTGGACAAATTTGGGTATTATTGCAAGTAAGAATGAGAAATATTGATTTTTTATCTAAAATAGCCAGGGAAAAGGAAATATTCACCCTTGATGATGTTTATAAAATTACTGGAACAAACAGGGAATATCTCAGGAAGATTCTTTATAGACTGGGAAAAATAGGATTAATAGAGAGAATAGAAAGAGGTAAATATATGCTCATCCCTCTTTGGGGTGAGAAGGGAAAATACACTTTGCATGAATTCATAATCGGTTCTGTTATTGTGAGTCCTTATGCAATTTCCTACTGGAGTGCCTTAAATTACTATGGACTAACTGAACAAATACCAACAACGGTTTTTATGCAGACCACTTCGTGGAAAAAGAAACAACAGATGAACATTTTTGGCGTGAAATATAAGATTGTCAGAGTAAAAAAATCAAAAATTTTTGGCATAAGGAAGGAATGGATTGAAGAAACTCAAATAAATATCACGGATAAAGAGAAAGCTATAATTGATTGCCTTGATAAGCCTCAATACTGTGGAGGAATAATTGAAGTGACAAAGGGGCTGAAAAATGGAAAATTTAACAAGGATGATCTTGTCAAATATGCTGAAAAAATGAGCAATTCGGCAATCTTAAGGAGACTTGGCTATCTGTGCGACCTTTTAGGAATAACTATTTCTATCCCTGAAGTTAATACAAGAAACTACCTTTATCTTGACCCGACAATGCCACATAAGGGCGAGAAAAATGCAAAATGGAGATTAATTGTAAATATAGATGAAAGCGTCTTGGGAGAATTGGAATGATTAAAAAAACAGGAAATAAGGCAAGAGGGTAATATTTATAGACAGCTGGCTATATATCTGATAAAAAGATATACAGCATTGCCGTTGAGAGAGATAGGAGAACTGTTTAATATGGATTATACAAGCATATCTGCAGCGGCAAAGAGATTTGAGAAAAAGGCAAATAATGACAAGAGGACATCGGGAATGTTTAGGAAAATAACAAAGAAAATAGAAGAAGGAATTAGGTGAATATCAAATGCAAAGACGCAACCCTATTCTTACTTTGTGACATTTTTGAATAGTAACCACAAAAACCATCTAAAACCATCTAACTTATTGACAAATCTTATAAAATAGGTAGTCTCAGAATATGTGGGATATATTGAGAGAAGCATTTACAAGTACAGCAGGTAGTTTTATAACCATCATTTTAATTGCCGCCTTTATAGTAATATTTGTTTCGTGGCTCGTCCTGCCCTTTATTTTATGGAATATAAAGAGTGAATTGAAAAACATTAAAAACGCATTAGAGAAAAAAACGAAAGAAAAAGATAATTAAATTTCTACTTTCACCGTATCCCAGTTTTTACATTGCGGACAGCGCCAGAAACAAGAAGAAGAAATAAAACCGCACCGTGTACAAACATATTTCACTTCTCTGCCGCCGACATAATTTAAACTCTCCTTCATTATTATTTGCATATCTTCATTATCCTTTCCCAACAGTGAAAGCACATCAAGCAACCTTTGAGCAATATACACTCCCTTAAACCCTCTCTTAAAAAATAAAAAGCGGTATAAACTTAAAGCCTTTGAAGGTTCAGCAATTCTTTCATAGGAACGAGCAGCGAAATAAAGAGCATAAATGCTGGTTTTATTTTTAATAAGCATTTCCCTCACTACTCCTTTTAATTTCTCCTTATTTTCCATATTTTCTAAAACAAGATAGGCAAAAGACGGCTTCTCTATGGCTATTTTTCTCCATATCTCATATGCTTTTTTCTGTTTATCTTTTGCCATATATACTTTTCCCAACCATAGACAAGCATCCACACAGCTCTCATCACTGTCAAAGGCTTTTTTTAGCTTTTCCTGAGCTTTATCTAAATCACCATCGGCAAACAATTTCTTCCCCCATTCCGTATAAAGATGAGCAACCACATTATCCTCTGACCCAAATCTCTTTTGCCATCTTGCCAAACTTTCCCAATCTTTATTGTCCTCATAAACCTCTTCTAAAAATTTGTGTGCCTGTTTATCCAGTGGGTTTAGTTCTAATGCCTTCTTGAAAGCTTCTTCTGCTCTACTATATAATCCTGCTTTCTTATAATCCACTCCTATACTGGTAAAAATGTCCGCTTTTTTCTCATAACTCAGGTGAGATCTGCCTAAAAGACTCTTATGTACAATAAGCGCTCTATTGAGCTCTCCCCTCTTCCTGAATAGGTTGCCAATACTCAAATACACATCTATCAAGTCCGGTTGATCTGTCACTACCTTGGCCAATTCTTCTATAGCTTTATCCGTCTCATCATCAATTATATAACTTATTCCCTTTACATAACCCTCTATACTCTTTTCTCTTGCCTTCTCCTTTCGTTTCTTTAAAAATCTCATTCCATAGCCGCCAAGGAAGCCCGCTACAAAGGCAATAGAAATATCAAAAACAATTCTTTGACTTATAATTTCAGTCCACATCTGCTTCTGTTTCTTTCTCTTTTTGCTCACTCCTCTCCACTATTGGTAGATTTCTTAGATACTCAACCTCTTTTTTTAATTCTTCAGATTCTTTGTTCTTTTTCTTTAATGATCTCCTTAACTCCACTTCACTCAAGTATGAAAAAAGCCAGCCTATAAGGAGACCTACAAACAGAGTAATAAATACTACCAACCACAAAGGTAAAGGCGAGGATAAAACAGTAAAATATCTTATCTCTACATTTTCATTGTTTTGTAAAACAAAAGCAATGAAAAAAACCACCACAATTGCCAGGATAACAACTCTTAAAGTTTTCATAATCCCTCCTGTTAAAAAAACTTCTTCAACTGGCGATATACCTCATCGTTAGATTCTGCTATCACCTTCGTATCCGAGATAATAGGCATAAAATTGGTATCCGAAGACCAGCGAGGAACAATATGAATATGCATGTGATCTTTTACTCCTGCTCCTGCAATTTTACCCAAATTCATACCAATATTGTATCCGTCGGGTTGCATTGATTTATCTATGACAGAGATAGCTTTCCTCACAAATCCATACAATTCTGCCACTTCTTCTGAAGACAGAGAAGTAATATCCGCAGTATGACGGTTGGGAACCACCATTAAATGTCCTGGATTATAGGGATAAATATTGATAACAACAAAACAGTATTTCCCTCTGGCGATAACATGATTTTTTTCATCATCATTTTCCTTTAACTTACTACATAAAAAACATCCCTTTTCATCTTTAATACTCAAAACATATTTAATTCTCCACGGCGCCCATAATCTATCCATCATATTCTCCTTTTATCTATCACTCTTTTCGCCTTTCCCTCACTACGCTTTACAGTGCCAGGTTCTACTAACCTCACTCCCACACTCATCCCTAAAACACTACGCAATTCATCTCTAATTCGCTCCACTAAAAGTCTTTGTTTTCTCATCTCATCAAAAAACATCTTTTCCGTCATTTCCACCCAGACCTCCATCACATCCATTGCTCCTTCTCTGTCCACTACAATCTGGTAATGAGGGGATACTCCCTCTATACTGCATAAGACTTCCTCAACCTGGGAAGGAAAGATATTCACTCCTCTAATGATCAGCATATCATCTGTTCTTCCTATGGGTTTATCCATCTTGATCGTTGTTCGCCCGCAGGAACATTTCTCCCTATAAATCCTGGTTATATCACCTGTTCTGTATCTTAAAACTGGTAAAGCTTCTTTCGTTAAGGTGGTCAACACCAATTCTCCACATTCCCCTTCGGGCAGAAGTTCTCCTGTCTTCGGATCCACTATCTCTGCTATAAAATGATCTTCAAATATATGCATACCATGTTGAGCAAAACACTCTCCTGCTACCCCCGGTCCTATCACCTCACTCAGGCCATAATTATCGTATGCCTTTATGTTGAATTCTATCTCGATCCTTTTTCTCATATTTTCTGTCCACGGCTCTGCGCCAAACAGGCCCACCCGCAATTTTAGATCTCTTTTAAGATTAATCCCCTCATTCTTCATCACATCCGCAATATGTAAAACATAAGATGGTGTCCCTATGAGCACTGTTACACCATAGTCTTTCATCAGCATAACCTGTCTCTTTGTATTGCCACTGGAGATGGGAATCACTGTTACCCCCACCTTTTCCAAACCGTAATGCAAGCCAAATCCACCTGTAAACAAACCGTAACCGAAAGAAACCTGCGCTATATCTTCTGCTGTTACCCCACCTGCCACTATAAAACGAGCAACTAAATTTTTCCACACCTCTACATCTTTTTGTGTATAACCCACAACAATAGGCTTGCCTGTTGTTCCTGATGAAGAATGAATACGCACTACCTGTTTTAACGGCACTGCAAACAATCCAAACGGATAGTTTGCCCTAAAATCATCCTTTGTAGTAAAGGGAACAAGCCTTAAGTCATTTAATGTTTTTATACTTGATGGTTTTAATCCTGCCTTATCCAACTTCTTTTTATAAAAAGGCACTCTTTTGTACACATAATCTACGATATATTGTAACTTATCCAATTGAAGCTTTTTTATCTTTTCTTCGGGTAATGTTTCATTCTTGTCCCAGATCATCATATCCCCCAAAAATAATCTGAAGGAAGCAATTTCACGCCTATCTCCTTTAATCTTTCTATCGCCTCAACCGTATCTTCAAATCTAAATATCATTACAGCCTTGCCGCTCAATACATTATTAAATGTGTACATATACTCAACACTCAAATCCTGTTTGGTGATAGATTGAAGAAGCTTAGCTAATCCCCCAGGCTTATCCTCCACTTCCATCGCCAAAACTTCATCCTTTCTTACAATCAAACCATTTTCTTTAAGAATGCTATATGCTACATCTGGTTTATCCACTACAAATCGCAAAATACCAAAATCCACCGTATCTGCTAAAGACATTGCTCTGATATTTACATCCTTCTCTCCCAAAAGTTCCACCACATGAGCGAATCTACCTTTCTTGTTCTCAATAAAAACAGAAAGCTGAGTAATCCTACACATTATTTCCTCCTAAAGCATTTCAACAAAGTATAAACACAAATCCTTAACTTATCAATAATATAACTCTTGCCTTTTCTTCTCTAAGGTGTATTATCTTACTCCATCTTACTTCTCTAAAGAGTGAAAAAATGGAAACAAAAAACTATGCTTTAAGAAATATTGCTATTATTGCCCATGTCGACCACGGCAAGACAACTCTGGTAGATGCTATGTTCAAACAATCTGGTATCTTCCGAGCAAATGAAAAGGTGAAGGAGTGCATTCTCGATACCTTAGACTTAGAAAGAGAACGAGGGATTACCATCATGGCCAAAAACACCTCAGTATGGTATCACAGTACAAAAATTAACATCGTAGATACGCCTGGCCATTCAGATTTTAGCGGTGAAGTAGAACGCACCTTAAAGATGGTGGATGGTGTTCTGCTGCTGGTAGATGCGGTGGAAGGTCCCATGCCTCAAACCCGCTTTGTTCTACACAAAGCTTTAGAACAAAAACTCACACCCATTGTGGTAATCAACAAAATAGACAAAAAAGAAGCTCGTCCCCAAGAAGTATTAAACGAGATCTACGACCTATTTATAGATTTAGATGCCGATGAAGACCTCCTTGCCTTTCCTGTGATCTATGCCGTTGGTCGTGAAGGTATAGCCAAAACAAACCTAAAAGATGAGAGCAAAGACTTAGGCCCTCTTTTCGAAACCATTATTAAAACTATTCCTGCTCCCAAGTCTCTGCGCACAGATACCCTACAAGTCCTGATTTCCAATTTAAGTTATGATAATTACATCGGACGGCTGGCAATCGGACGTATCTTTTCAGGACAAATTCAGTCAGGCAAAGAGATAGCCATTGCCAAGCTCAATGGAGATGTGCAAAAAGCAAAGATCGTTAAACTCTTCGTGTTTGAAGGCTTAAAACAACAACCTGTTACTCAAGCCGGTTGTGGAGAAATAGTAGCTATTGCTGGCATAGAAAACATTAAAATCGGAGAAACAATTACCCAATTAGCAGATCCTGTTGCCATGCCCCCCATCATTGTGGATGAACCTACTCTCAGTATGATGTTTACCGTTAATAAATCCCCTCTTGCCGGTGAAGAAGGCATGTTTGTCACCTCACAGCATTTAAAAGAAAGACTTCGTCGTGAGGCGCTGACCAATATTGCCATAAAGATAGAATCCACAGATTCCCATGAGGCATTTAAGGTATCAGGACGCGGAGAACTCCAACTCTCCATTCTTATTGAAACCATGCGTCGAGAAGGCTATGAATTTGAAGTTTCAAAACCAGAAATAATCACGAAGAATATAAACGATGTTGTCCATGAACCCATCGAAGAAATCCTGATAGATATCCCTGAGCCATACACAGGTATGGTGATTGAATTAATGAGCAAAAGGCGAGGAAAAATGCTAACTATGACAAATCATGGCACTGGATGGGTGCGTTTAAAATTCGAAGTACCAACACGAGGGTTAATCGGCTTCCGATCTGAATTTCTCACTGGCACCAAAGGAAAGGGAACCTTTAATGTAAGCTTTCTCCGATGGGATAAATGGCAGGGAGATATTCGCTATCGACAAACCGGAGCTCTGGTATCTGACCGCAGTGGCAATACCACTGCCTATGCTCTTCACAGCCTTAAAGACAGAGGCCAATTTTTTATCAAGCCAGTTACAGCCGTTTATAAAAAAATGATCGTTGGTGAACGAAATCGCAGCAAAGACCTCTGCATCAATGTATGCCGTCCTAAAAAATTGACCAATGTCCGGGCAGCCAGTTCCGACGAAGCCATTCAATTAGAACCCCCCCGAATCATGAGCCTGGAAAACTGCATAGAATTTGTCAATGAAGATGAGTTAATAGAAGTTACCCCAAAAAATGTCAGAATGCGTAAGTGCTAAATCTCACATCTTTATTCGTTGATTATATTTACCGTCAAGGAAATTACCAGCGGTATTTCCTTGACAACAAAGATTTAATAAGATATGTATATTGCTATGATTTTAACTGAAAGGAGAAAATAATGGAGTGGGACACTGAACGCCCGCCGTCTGTAAAAGAAACCATTAACCGTTTCAAGAGTAAATTCAATCTAAAATTGCCCGGCATTTCTATTATTATCATAATAATTGTTGTCATCTGGATTCTTTCAGGAATTTATACCGTAGCTCCCAATGAGGTTGGAGTGATGAAACGGTTTGGTAAATTTGTATATACCACCACACCAGGGGTTCATTATCATTTTCCCTATCCCATAGAATCAGTTTTAAAAGTAAAGGTGGATGAAGTTAAAAAAATGGAAATAGGTTACATGACTGTCTCTATGGGTCCACCTGCTCGTTATAGAGATATACCAGAGGAATCTTTAATGCTGACCGGAGATGAAAACATAGTAAGCATACAATTCATCTTGCAGTATAAAATAAAAGATGCCATCAAGTATCTGTTCAATGTGAGGAATGTTAGAGAAACTGTAAAAGATGCGGCAGAAGCAGCGATGAGAGAGGTGGTAGGAAAAATTAATATAGACGAAGTTCTCACTGTTAAAAAGTTCCAGGTTCAGCAGGATGTTAAAAACTTAACTCAAAGGATATTAGACAGCTATAAAACAGGAGTACTTATACAGGTAGTTCAGCTGCAGGATGTTCATCCTCCGAAATCAGTCATAGAAGCATTCAGGGATGTAGCATCAGCCAAAGAAGATAAAGTCAAAATTATAAATGAATCTGAAGGATATAGAAATGACATTCTGCCTAAAGCCAAGGGTGGTGCATCCAGGATAGTAAATGAAGCTCTCGCATACAAAGAAGCAAAAATCAAAGGTGCAAAGGGTGATACCAGCAGATTCATTCAAATCCTAAAGGAGTATCGAAAAGCCAAGGATATCACCAAAACACGCCTGTATATAGAAACTATGGAAGAGGTTCTACCTTCCGTTAAAAAGATAATCATAGAAGACAAAACGGGGAAAAATGTCCTCCCTATCCTTCCCCTGGAAGGAATGAAAGGACTACCCGAGAAGCAGATTGAGGAGAAACGATGAAGGGGAAACTGAGTATTATAGTTATAGCAATTATCATTGTCTTATTAATCGTTGTTAGCAGCTCTTTATATAGCGTTGACCAAACCAAACAAGCTATAGTCGTTCAGCTTGGCAAACCCGTAGGTGGCATTAAAGCTCCGGGTCTTCATGTTAAAACACCCTTCATTCAGCAAGTTATATATTTTGATAAGCGCCTTTTAGTTTATGATTCTCCACCTACTGAAATTATAACCAGTGACAAGAAAAATCTCATTATAGATAACTATTCAAAATGGTACATAGAAGATCCTCTCCAATTCTATAAAAGCGTGAAAAATGAAGCAGGAGCTCAAGCCCGATTAGATGATATCGTATATGCTCAGCTGAGGGTTGAAATGGGAAAACACACCCTTTCCGAAATTGTGTCCAAGTTTAGAAATCAGATTATGGTAACGGTAACCAAAAAATGCGATATGATTGGCAAATCCTATGGGATTAGAATTACGGATGTCCGCATCAAAAGGGCTGACCTGCCTGAACAGAATGAACAACATGTCTTTGAGAGAATGAGGGCGGAAAGATCCAGAGAGGCAAAGAGATACCGGTCTGAAGGAGAAGAGGAGGCACTTAAAATCAGGGCAGGTGCAGATAAAGAAAGAACTATTATATTGGCAGAAGCCGAAAGAAAAGCAGAAGTATTAAAGGGCGAAGGTGATGCAGTAGCCTTTAAGATTTATGCCGAAGCCTATAGTCAAGACCCTGAATTTTATGCATTTACAAGAAGCCTGGAAGCCTATAAAAATTCCTTGAAAGACAACATGACGCTTGTGGCAGCACCAGATTCTCAATTCCTCAAATACCTTCTGCCTAAGAAAAAATAATTCTATTGAACAGAAAGTTTCCTTAGGTAATAATGTAAGTGTGGCTCCTTCCT contains these protein-coding regions:
- a CDS encoding tetratricopeptide repeat protein, which encodes MSKKRKKQKQMWTEIISQRIVFDISIAFVAGFLGGYGMRFLKKRKEKAREKSIEGYVKGISYIIDDETDKAIEELAKVVTDQPDLIDVYLSIGNLFRKRGELNRALIVHKSLLGRSHLSYEKKADIFTSIGVDYKKAGLYSRAEEAFKKALELNPLDKQAHKFLEEVYEDNKDWESLARWQKRFGSEDNVVAHLYTEWGKKLFADGDLDKAQEKLKKAFDSDESCVDACLWLGKVYMAKDKQKKAYEIWRKIAIEKPSFAYLVLENMENKEKLKGVVREMLIKNKTSIYALYFAARSYERIAEPSKALSLYRFLFFKRGFKGVYIAQRLLDVLSLLGKDNEDMQIIMKESLNYVGGREVKYVCTRCGFISSSCFWRCPQCKNWDTVKVEI
- a CDS encoding LapA family protein; amino-acid sequence: MKTLRVVILAIVVVFFIAFVLQNNENVEIRYFTVLSSPLPLWLVVFITLFVGLLIGWLFSYLSEVELRRSLKKKNKESEELKKEVEYLRNLPIVERSEQKEKETEADVD
- a CDS encoding HIT domain-containing protein; its protein translation is MDRLWAPWRIKYVLSIKDEKGCFLCSKLKENDDEKNHVIARGKYCFVVINIYPYNPGHLMVVPNRHTADITSLSSEEVAELYGFVRKAISVIDKSMQPDGYNIGMNLGKIAGAGVKDHMHIHIVPRWSSDTNFMPIISDTKVIAESNDEVYRQLKKFF
- a CDS encoding amino acid-binding protein, which translates into the protein MCRITQLSVFIENKKGRFAHVVELLGEKDVNIRAMSLADTVDFGILRFVVDKPDVAYSILKENGLIVRKDEVLAMEVEDKPGGLAKLLQSITKQDLSVEYMYTFNNVLSGKAVMIFRFEDTVEAIERLKEIGVKLLPSDYFWGI
- the hflK gene encoding FtsH protease activity modulator HflK, yielding MEWDTERPPSVKETINRFKSKFNLKLPGISIIIIIIVVIWILSGIYTVAPNEVGVMKRFGKFVYTTTPGVHYHFPYPIESVLKVKVDEVKKMEIGYMTVSMGPPARYRDIPEESLMLTGDENIVSIQFILQYKIKDAIKYLFNVRNVRETVKDAAEAAMREVVGKINIDEVLTVKKFQVQQDVKNLTQRILDSYKTGVLIQVVQLQDVHPPKSVIEAFRDVASAKEDKVKIINESEGYRNDILPKAKGGASRIVNEALAYKEAKIKGAKGDTSRFIQILKEYRKAKDITKTRLYIETMEEVLPSVKKIIIEDKTGKNVLPILPLEGMKGLPEKQIEEKR
- the typA gene encoding translational GTPase TypA; amino-acid sequence: METKNYALRNIAIIAHVDHGKTTLVDAMFKQSGIFRANEKVKECILDTLDLERERGITIMAKNTSVWYHSTKINIVDTPGHSDFSGEVERTLKMVDGVLLLVDAVEGPMPQTRFVLHKALEQKLTPIVVINKIDKKEARPQEVLNEIYDLFIDLDADEDLLAFPVIYAVGREGIAKTNLKDESKDLGPLFETIIKTIPAPKSLRTDTLQVLISNLSYDNYIGRLAIGRIFSGQIQSGKEIAIAKLNGDVQKAKIVKLFVFEGLKQQPVTQAGCGEIVAIAGIENIKIGETITQLADPVAMPPIIVDEPTLSMMFTVNKSPLAGEEGMFVTSQHLKERLRREALTNIAIKIESTDSHEAFKVSGRGELQLSILIETMRREGYEFEVSKPEIITKNINDVVHEPIEEILIDIPEPYTGMVIELMSKRRGKMLTMTNHGTGWVRLKFEVPTRGLIGFRSEFLTGTKGKGTFNVSFLRWDKWQGDIRYRQTGALVSDRSGNTTAYALHSLKDRGQFFIKPVTAVYKKMIVGERNRSKDLCINVCRPKKLTNVRAASSDEAIQLEPPRIMSLENCIEFVNEDELIEVTPKNVRMRKC
- a CDS encoding AbrB/MazE/SpoVT family DNA-binding domain-containing protein, producing the protein MPKVATKLRVSKKGQISIPKQVRNKLGIKPGDVVVFEQAEEGFVLKKKKTALDYVGYIKPKKEIDIDELIEEARIEEGVKRSLL
- a CDS encoding PIN domain-containing protein produces the protein MSLFIQRKHTKRVKELLEEFIKNKSVIFVPQQAIAETIYVLGNIHKIDDSIQKLSRVEKKEMIESLINTPKIKVEKELSIREALSLYCNLNIKFGDCLIYTTIKKNGIDTIATFDRDFDKLDISVVK
- a CDS encoding anthranilate synthase component I family protein, giving the protein MNMSEGEFLEYLKSFDIVPLYADFPCDTDTAISIYLKLKDYGACYLLESVEKSKRWGRYSFIGFDRLETFSFSIGEDEKPLSLLKDRYFSKKTLKLKELPRFFGGGVGYIGYDCASLWNKIALPSEDIYSLPDICLLFTKAVIIFDDFRKTFRIVYNAMQPQDYEKAEKMIDKILSLLRRPFSYDEGGGKSFPVSTLHREAFEEMVRKAKRYIEDGEIIQSVLAHHIVCSTDVSPFDIYRTLRRSNPSPYMFYIDFDSFKLIGSSPEVLVRLEGETIEISPIAGTRRRGKTKKEDEKLEKELLQDEKEKAEHLMLVDLARNDVGRVAEAGTVKVENFMYVEKFSKVMHIVSDIKAKIEKDKDMFDLFKSCFPAGTVSGAPKVRAMQIIASLEKTRRGPYAGSVGYFGYDGNMDMCITIRTIVWKENKAFVGVGAGIVYDSLPQREYEETMEKASACINALGEENDINDR
- a CDS encoding phenylacetate--CoA ligase, whose translation is MMIWDKNETLPEEKIKKLQLDKLQYIVDYVYKRVPFYKKKLDKAGLKPSSIKTLNDLRLVPFTTKDDFRANYPFGLFAVPLKQVVRIHSSSGTTGKPIVVGYTQKDVEVWKNLVARFIVAGGVTAEDIAQVSFGYGLFTGGFGLHYGLEKVGVTVIPISSGNTKRQVMLMKDYGVTVLIGTPSYVLHIADVMKNEGINLKRDLKLRVGLFGAEPWTENMRKRIEIEFNIKAYDNYGLSEVIGPGVAGECFAQHGMHIFEDHFIAEIVDPKTGELLPEGECGELVLTTLTKEALPVLRYRTGDITRIYREKCSCGRTTIKMDKPIGRTDDMLIIRGVNIFPSQVEEVLCSIEGVSPHYQIVVDREGAMDVMEVWVEMTEKMFFDEMRKQRLLVERIRDELRSVLGMSVGVRLVEPGTVKRSEGKAKRVIDKRRI
- a CDS encoding type IV toxin-antitoxin system AbiEi family antitoxin domain-containing protein, giving the protein MRNIDFLSKIAREKEIFTLDDVYKITGTNREYLRKILYRLGKIGLIERIERGKYMLIPLWGEKGKYTLHEFIIGSVIVSPYAISYWSALNYYGLTEQIPTTVFMQTTSWKKKQQMNIFGVKYKIVRVKKSKIFGIRKEWIEETQINITDKEKAIIDCLDKPQYCGGIIEVTKGLKNGKFNKDDLVKYAEKMSNSAILRRLGYLCDLLGITISIPEVNTRNYLYLDPTMPHKGEKNAKWRLIVNIDESVLGELE